The Macaca fascicularis isolate 582-1 chromosome 12, T2T-MFA8v1.1 genome has a segment encoding these proteins:
- the NEUROD1 gene encoding neurogenic differentiation factor 1 produces MTKSYSESGLMGEPQPQGPPSWTDECLSSQDEEHEADKKEDDLEAMNAEEDSLRNGGEEEDEDEDLEEEEEEEEEDDDQKPKRRGPKKKKMTKARLERFKLRRMKANARERNRMHGLNAALDNLRKVVPCYSKTQKLSKIETLRLAKNYIWALSEILRSGKSPDLVSFVQTLCKGLSQPTTNLVAGCLQLNPRTFLPEQNQDMPPHLPTASASFPVHPYSYQSPGLPSPPYGTMDSSHVFHVKPPPHAYSAALEPFFESPLTDCTSPSFDGPLSPPLSINGNFSFKHEPSAEFEKNYAFTMHYPAATLAGAQSHGSIFSGTAAPRCEIPIDNIMSFDSHSHHERVMSAQLNAIFHD; encoded by the coding sequence ATGACCAAATCGTACAGCGAGAGTGGGCTGATGGGCGAACCTCAGCCCCAAGGTCCTCCAAGCTGGACAGACGAGTGTCTCAGTTCTCAGGACGAGGAGCACGAGGCAGACAAGAAGGAGGACGACCTCGAAGCCATGAACGCAGAGGAGGACTCACTGAGGaatgggggagaggaggaggacgAAGACGAGGAcctggaagaggaggaagaagaggaagaggaggatgacGATCAAAAGCCCAAGAGACGCGGCCCCAAAAAGAAGAAGATGACCAAGGCTCGCCTGGAGCGTTTTAAATTGAGACGCATGAAGGCTAACGCCCGGGAGCGCAACCGCATGCACGGACTGAACGCGGCCCTAGACAACCTGCGCAAGGTGGTGCCCTGCTATTCTAAGACGCAGAAGCTGTCCAAAATCGAGACTCTGCGCTTGGCCAAGAACTACATCTGGGCTCTGTCGGAGATCCTGCGCTCAGGCAAAAGCCCAGACCTGGTCTCCTTCGTTCAGACCCTTTGCAAGGGCTTATCCCAACCCACCACCAACCTGGTTGCAGGCTGCCTGCAACTCAATCCTCGGACTTTTCTGCCTGAACAGAACCAGGACATGCCCCCGCACCTGCCGACGGCCAGCGCTTCCTTCCCTGTACACCCCTACTCATACCAGTCGCCTGGGCTGCCCAGTCCGCCTTACGGCACCATGGACAGCTCCCATGTCTTCCACGTCAAGCCGCCGCCGCACGCCTACAGCGCAGCGCTGGAGCCCTTCTTTGAAAGCCCTCTGACTGATTGCACCAGCCCTTCCTTTGATGGACCCCTCAGCCCGCCGCTCAGCATCAATGGCAACTTCTCTTTCAAACACGAACCGTCCGCCGAGTTTGAGAAAAATTATGCCTTTACCATGCACTATCCTGCAGCGACCCTGGCAGGGGCCCAAAGCCACGGATCAATCTTCTCGGGCACCGCTGCCCCTCGCTGCGAGATCCCCATAGACAATATTATGTCCTTCGATAGCCATTCACATCATGAGCGAGTCATGAGTGCCCAGCTCAATGCCATCTTTCATGATTAG